From a region of the Cherax quadricarinatus isolate ZL_2023a chromosome 77, ASM3850222v1, whole genome shotgun sequence genome:
- the LOC128701993 gene encoding tigger transposable element-derived protein 4-like: MADREFEEFRQYFEQLPQHIKAPSDCYITTEGEARESRVPVEEPIIIREEAYLCYSEDKKVSRERHETFFDIKPNKESAKTASKEGTLIHGKARSTSPKISATSSVTFPKCMPEVLAGYGLDDIFSVGEFGLFYSLVPETRMTKSQRREFYTGNTNSDRRLTVLLATNMSGTEKLPILVVGRSSVSSRSFRGVHTLSASYRKDKSARMTAAIFEEWVRQHDEVFYRSHRNVVMIVEKNPAHPPLSDLKAIILVFLPQSSTEKIKPLEEGIIRQLKIYYKWGLLEKMSDCIRDRKNFTIPLPDALYRLRLSWVAVSSDIITKAFSSCGFSSLSYAKPASECIINSPPLEELKENGLDMEDFNACVSADDNLATMSSLVSSDIESPDGSEDASVHMFPEGGGASECTDASDISETEPMSQYVPDAFQMRAAFWTIQSYLQACPHAENMLAHLADIQAVVQHKCRTSRDTCNNNKTSVKFPEC, encoded by the coding sequence CACCACTGAGGGAGAGGCAAGAGAGTCCAGAGTCCCTGTTGAGGAGCCTATCATCATAAGAGAGGAGGCCTATCTCTGCTATAGCGAGGATAAGAAGGTCTCCAGAGAACGCCATGAAACCTTCTTTGATATCAAGCCCAATAAAGAGAGCGCTAAAACTGCCAGCAAGGAAGGCACACTTATCCACGGTAAGGCTCGATCCACAAGTCCCAAGATTAGTGCAACCTCCTCCGTCACGTTTCCGAAGTGTATGCCAGAAGTCTTGGCCGGTTATGGCCTAGACGATATTTTCAGTGTGGGAGAGTTTGGTCTCTTCTACTCACTGGTGCCAGAGACTCGCATGACCAAGTCACAGCGAAGAGAGTTCTACACGGGTAACACAAATTCTGATAGGCGTCTGACCGTCCTCTTGGCGACCAATATGTCTGGCACCGAGAAACTACCCATTCTTGTGGTGGGAAGGTCATCAGTTTCCAGCAGGAGCTTCAGGGGGGTTCACACTTTGTCAGCTTCTTATAGGAAGGACAAGAGTGCCAGGATGACGGCTGCCATCTTTGaggagtgggtgaggcagcatgATGAAGTTTTTTATCGCTCCCATCGTAACGTAGTCATGATTGTTGAGAAGAACCCAGCTCATCCTCCTCTCTCAGACCTGAAGGCAATTATTCTGGTCTTCTTGCCTCAGAGTTCTACAGAGAAAATCAAGCCACTTGAAGAGGGGATTATTCGACAGCTCAAAATCTACTACAAATGGGGACTTTTGGAGAAGATGAGCGACTGTATTAGAGATCGCAAGAACTTCACTATCCCACTGCCTGACGCTTTGTATCGTCTCCGTCTGTCCTGGGTGGCTGTATCTTCTGATATCATCACCAAGGCCTTCAGTAGTTGTGGCTTCTCATCCCTTAGCTACGCAAAACCTGCATCAGAGTGTATCATTAACAGCCCGCCCTTGGAAGAACTCAAAGAGAACGGACTAGATATGGAGGACTTCAATGCCTGCGTGTCTGCCGACGATAACTTGGCTACCATGTCATCGCTTGTGTCCAGCGATATTGAAAGTCCTGATGGCTCAGAGGACGCTAGTGTCCACATGTTCCCGGAAGGAGGAGGAGCCTCCGAGTGTACCGACGCTAGTGATATAAGCGAGACTGAACCCATGTCACAGTATGTGCCAGATGCCTTTCAGATGAGGGCAGCCTTCTGGACGATACAGTCGTACCTACAGGCGTGTCCACACGCTGAGAACATGCTGGCCCATCTGGCGGACATCCAGGCTGTCGTGCAGCACAAGTGTAGGACCTCACGCGACACATGCAACAATAACAAGACCAGTGTGAAGTTTCCAGAGTGTTAA